In Vibrio sp. 10N, the following proteins share a genomic window:
- a CDS encoding diaminopimelate decarboxylase family protein yields MTIQNRLEESVKNLNTVLEEQKQLLAEHKANQNYAERLQNLLTPTDELSTKGDDLYIGGCKATDLIEQYGSPLFVLSEDTLRGNLRRVKAAFGSNWPKPVNVMFAIKSNTNYAVRAICNEEGVGGDCFGPGEVEATHIAGADPKTIALNGTVKPELAIRKAIEYGYAIHLDSYEEIEIVERIAAEVKPKEKVRIAVRLKVIPEDFFNDFEPDAYPFPNFIGAMKWIKFGLLKEEAKKIVNRVKEIDAFEFYGFHTHLGRFSKQPEGWDALYREYARNVIEISRECGVQPFQIDLGGGWPREREPECRSVEHMMNPNTIEDYASIVCKGMLEEFNKEGFEIPQLWLEPGRYIAGNIGTLLTSVYVVKDDQEMDYTYTMVDASTYLATLVESQESKNPVLPANKMTQPLQEKTTEVAGPICIPSIWESGARMPALEPKDVLAIMDVGHYAESQASQFNSLPRPATVLVKDGEAELIKRAETVEDVFATQILPERFKKAKAELEKQRKA; encoded by the coding sequence ATGACAATCCAAAATCGCCTAGAAGAAAGTGTAAAAAACCTAAACACTGTACTTGAAGAGCAAAAGCAACTTCTTGCTGAGCACAAAGCGAACCAAAACTACGCTGAGCGCCTACAAAACCTGCTTACTCCAACAGATGAACTAAGCACTAAAGGTGATGACCTATACATCGGTGGCTGTAAAGCAACTGATCTAATCGAACAATACGGCAGCCCGCTATTCGTACTAAGCGAAGACACTCTACGTGGCAACCTACGTCGCGTTAAAGCAGCATTCGGTTCAAACTGGCCAAAGCCTGTGAACGTAATGTTCGCTATCAAATCAAACACTAACTACGCTGTTCGTGCTATCTGTAACGAAGAAGGCGTTGGTGGTGACTGTTTCGGTCCTGGTGAAGTTGAAGCAACTCACATCGCAGGTGCGGATCCAAAAACTATCGCACTTAACGGTACAGTTAAGCCTGAACTAGCTATCCGCAAAGCGATTGAGTACGGCTACGCAATCCACCTAGACTCTTACGAAGAAATTGAAATCGTAGAGCGCATTGCTGCAGAAGTTAAGCCAAAAGAAAAAGTACGTATCGCGGTACGTCTAAAAGTTATCCCTGAAGATTTCTTCAACGACTTCGAACCAGATGCATACCCGTTCCCTAACTTCATCGGCGCGATGAAGTGGATCAAGTTCGGTCTACTAAAAGAAGAAGCGAAGAAAATCGTTAACCGCGTTAAAGAAATCGATGCATTCGAATTCTACGGTTTCCACACTCACCTAGGTCGTTTCTCTAAGCAACCTGAAGGTTGGGATGCACTATACCGTGAGTACGCACGCAATGTTATCGAGATCTCTCGTGAATGTGGCGTTCAACCATTCCAAATCGACCTTGGCGGCGGTTGGCCACGCGAGCGTGAGCCAGAGTGTCGTAGCGTTGAGCACATGATGAACCCGAACACAATCGAAGACTACGCGTCTATCGTATGTAAGGGCATGCTAGAAGAGTTCAACAAAGAAGGCTTCGAGATCCCACAACTATGGCTAGAGCCTGGTCGTTACATCGCAGGTAACATCGGTACACTACTAACGTCTGTATACGTAGTAAAAGATGACCAAGAGATGGACTACACCTACACAATGGTTGACGCGTCTACTTACCTAGCAACGCTAGTTGAGTCTCAAGAGTCTAAGAACCCTGTTCTACCAGCGAACAAGATGACTCAGCCTCTTCAAGAGAAGACGACTGAAGTAGCGGGTCCAATCTGTATCCCATCTATCTGGGAAAGCGGTGCACGCATGCCAGCTCTAGAGCCAAAAGACGTTCTAGCTATCATGGATGTAGGTCACTACGCAGAATCTCAGGCGAGCCAGTTCAACTCTCTTCCTCGTCCTGCAACTGTACTAGTTAAAGACGGCGAAGCTGAGCTAATCAAGCGCGCTGAAACTGTGGAAGACGTATTTGCTACGCAAATCCTTCCAGAGCGTTTCAAAAAAGCAAAAGCAGAACTTGAGAAGCAGCGTAAAGCCTAA